One Erythrobacter sp. SDW2 genomic region harbors:
- a CDS encoding TonB-dependent receptor: MTCLRPLPLIALTLATPALAQASGEGEQIVVVGEGLPDTPAEPAYSVREIDREAIVTVPSGRIEEALGAVAGFQQFRRSDSRSSNPSAQGVTLRALGGNASSRALVTLDGVPMGDPFFGYIPFAALVPEQVGSIRVTRGGGSGPFGAGALAGTIALTSADIDTLGAVTASALVNDRGETEASAGVAARLGRGYVTASGRWDRGDGFRTTPADQRVAASVPAAFDSIAGQVRAVAPLNETLELQARLLAFDDRRTLRFDGADSSASGQDASLRIISRGSWQVDALAYVQARNFTNVVVSATRFVPVLDQSNTPATGIGGKLELRPPVGEDHVLRLGIDYRRSDGEMQEQAISAFTGQVTARRRAGGATSDLGIFLEDDWTLGRLVLTGGVRADRTAITDGFFLETTPAGTPTIDNRFADQTDWTVTWRAGALYRASDTLSLRAAGYSGLRLPTLNELYRPFVVFPVTTQANAGLRVERLEGFEAGIDWRPAEGVAFSLTAFDNRVKDAIANVTLTPTLRQRQNLPAIEAQGLELGARITRGQFSFDGTLAYTAAEVQGSGASLALDGNRPAQTPRWAAAATVGWKPFDGGLFALTLRHVGAQFEDDLETDVLPAATTVGAYAQVPLTGKLVLVLRAENLTDETIVTRNAGGSVDLGAPRTIWGGLRFGF, encoded by the coding sequence ATGACTTGCCTTCGACCGCTGCCGCTGATCGCCCTGACGCTTGCCACACCCGCTCTTGCCCAGGCGAGTGGCGAGGGCGAACAGATCGTGGTGGTGGGCGAGGGCCTGCCCGACACACCTGCGGAACCGGCCTATTCGGTGCGCGAGATCGACCGCGAGGCGATCGTCACTGTGCCTTCGGGCCGGATCGAGGAAGCGCTGGGCGCAGTTGCGGGGTTCCAGCAGTTCCGCCGCTCCGACAGCCGCTCGTCCAACCCTAGCGCGCAGGGTGTGACGCTGCGGGCGCTCGGCGGCAATGCTTCGAGCCGGGCGCTGGTAACGCTCGACGGCGTACCGATGGGCGATCCCTTCTTCGGCTACATCCCCTTCGCCGCACTGGTGCCTGAACAGGTCGGCAGCATCCGCGTCACCCGTGGCGGTGGCTCGGGACCGTTCGGTGCGGGTGCGCTGGCAGGGACGATTGCTCTGACGAGTGCGGATATCGACACGCTCGGTGCTGTCACGGCGTCGGCACTGGTCAATGACCGGGGTGAGACCGAAGCGAGCGCGGGCGTCGCCGCCCGGCTGGGGCGGGGGTACGTCACCGCCAGCGGCCGCTGGGATCGCGGCGACGGTTTCCGGACCACGCCGGCGGATCAGCGGGTCGCCGCCAGCGTGCCTGCGGCGTTCGACAGCATTGCAGGGCAAGTGCGCGCGGTTGCGCCGCTCAACGAGACACTTGAACTGCAGGCGCGCCTTCTGGCTTTCGATGACCGCCGAACCTTGCGCTTCGACGGGGCCGACAGCAGCGCCAGCGGGCAGGATGCCAGCCTCCGTATTATCAGCCGCGGGTCTTGGCAGGTCGACGCGCTGGCCTATGTCCAGGCGCGCAATTTCACCAATGTGGTGGTCAGCGCGACCCGCTTCGTCCCCGTGCTCGACCAGAGCAATACGCCTGCCACCGGGATCGGCGGCAAGCTCGAACTGCGGCCCCCCGTCGGCGAGGACCATGTCCTGCGCCTGGGCATCGATTACCGCCGGTCCGATGGCGAGATGCAGGAACAGGCGATCAGCGCCTTCACCGGGCAAGTGACAGCCCGTCGCCGCGCGGGCGGGGCAACCAGCGATCTCGGAATTTTCCTCGAGGACGACTGGACCTTGGGGCGGCTGGTTCTGACCGGCGGGGTCCGCGCCGACCGCACAGCGATCACCGACGGGTTCTTCCTGGAGACCACCCCGGCGGGCACACCGACCATCGACAACCGCTTTGCCGACCAGACCGACTGGACCGTGACCTGGCGGGCCGGGGCGCTCTATCGGGCCAGCGATACGCTGTCGCTCAGGGCGGCCGGCTACAGCGGGCTGCGGCTACCCACGTTGAATGAATTGTACCGCCCGTTCGTGGTGTTTCCGGTGACCACACAGGCGAATGCCGGGCTGCGGGTGGAACGACTGGAGGGCTTCGAGGCCGGGATTGACTGGAGACCGGCAGAGGGCGTCGCATTCTCGCTCACCGCCTTCGATAACCGGGTCAAGGACGCCATCGCCAATGTCACCCTGACCCCGACGCTGCGCCAGCGGCAGAACCTGCCCGCGATCGAGGCGCAGGGGCTGGAACTGGGCGCGCGGATCACGCGCGGCCAGTTCAGTTTCGACGGCACGCTCGCCTATACCGCGGCCGAAGTGCAGGGTTCCGGCGCCTCGCTGGCGCTCGACGGCAACCGTCCCGCGCAAACCCCGCGCTGGGCCGCTGCGGCGACGGTGGGATGGAAACCCTTCGACGGCGGCCTGTTCGCGCTGACCCTGCGGCATGTCGGCGCGCAGTTCGAGGATGACCTTGAAACCGACGTACTGCCTGCCGCGACTACCGTCGGCGCCTATGCGCAGGTCCCGCTGACGGGCAAGCTGGTGCTGGTGCTGCGGGCCGAAAACCTGACCGATGAGACCATTGTTACCCGCAACGCCGGAGGCAGTGTCGATCTCGGCGCTCCGAGAACGATTTGGGGCGGGTTGAGATTCGGGTTCTAG